Proteins encoded together in one uncultured Desulfosarcina sp. window:
- a CDS encoding 1-deoxy-D-xylulose-5-phosphate reductoisomerase: MKNLSILGATGSIGSNALDIVRRFPDLFKVCALTARTNVDALARQIVQFRPRLAAVIDDDHAGQLRALLPDDLDVEIVTGEAGYIAAATCPETDLVLGAMVGAAGLMPTLAAIDAGKDIALANKETLVMAGAIVMERVARRGVKLMPVDSEHSAIFQSMAGRGDNAVREILLTASGGPFLSRPRDAFEGITPEDALRHPNWSMGSKITIDSATLMNKGLEVIEARWLFDIDFARIKVVVHPQSIIHSMVTYADGAVIAQMGIPDMRGAIAYGLSHPRRLPLDVPVPDFPGIGTFTFEEPDLDRFPCLALAYAAGKQGGACPAVLNAANEVAVEAFLENRLPFNGICPIIDRTLSRHTQNDGAGLDEILAADSWARKTARELIRQQER, translated from the coding sequence ATGAAAAACCTATCCATACTGGGTGCCACCGGCTCCATTGGATCCAATGCCCTCGATATTGTCCGCCGGTTTCCGGATCTGTTCAAGGTGTGCGCGCTTACGGCCAGAACCAATGTAGACGCACTGGCCCGGCAGATTGTGCAATTTCGGCCCCGCCTGGCAGCCGTGATCGACGACGACCATGCCGGACAGTTAAGGGCGCTTTTGCCTGATGACCTGGATGTGGAAATTGTAACCGGGGAAGCCGGGTACATCGCTGCGGCCACCTGCCCGGAGACCGATCTGGTGCTGGGGGCCATGGTCGGTGCGGCCGGCCTGATGCCGACCCTTGCCGCCATCGATGCAGGCAAGGACATTGCCCTGGCCAACAAGGAAACCCTGGTGATGGCCGGTGCCATCGTCATGGAGAGGGTTGCCCGGCGCGGCGTCAAGCTGATGCCCGTGGACAGCGAGCACAGCGCCATCTTCCAGAGCATGGCCGGTCGGGGAGACAATGCGGTGCGCGAAATTCTGCTGACCGCATCGGGCGGCCCTTTTTTGAGCCGCCCCAGGGACGCCTTTGAAGGGATCACCCCCGAAGACGCCCTGCGCCATCCCAACTGGTCCATGGGCAGCAAGATCACCATCGATTCGGCCACCCTGATGAACAAGGGACTGGAGGTCATCGAGGCCCGTTGGCTTTTCGATATCGACTTTGCACGCATCAAAGTGGTGGTGCATCCCCAGAGCATCATCCACTCCATGGTGACCTATGCGGACGGTGCGGTGATTGCCCAGATGGGAATCCCGGACATGAGAGGGGCCATCGCTTACGGACTTTCCCATCCCCGGCGGCTGCCGCTGGATGTTCCAGTGCCCGATTTTCCCGGTATCGGAACCTTTACATTTGAAGAACCGGATCTGGATCGCTTCCCTTGCCTGGCACTGGCCTATGCCGCCGGCAAGCAGGGCGGAGCCTGTCCGGCTGTGCTCAATGCCGCCAATGAGGTGGCTGTGGAGGCCTTTCTGGAAAACCGTCTGCCTTTTAATGGGATCTGCCCAATCATCGACCGGACCTTGAGCCGGCACACGCAAAACGATGGTGCCGGCCTTGACGAAATTCTCGCAGCGGACAGCTGGGCCCGTAAAACGGCCCGGGAACTGATCCGCCAGCAGGAGCGTTAG
- a CDS encoding phosphatidate cytidylyltransferase, with product MHLKRWITGIIALPILYLLVWVGGVVFYLLVAAASIITLWEYYRIVFAPDGPFQKRLMPILGLVFAPAIVWAFYDGKMAAAPMILAVDLILAAGLSLPLFKDDPQAPGLVAKQVLGLVYIPVFLSFLVLIRFSPDGIAWLFWPLLIVFAGDTGAFYTGTYLGRHKLCPWVSPKKTIEGSLGGLAANVAVALGYKALLLPDLATVPCILFALIIGVAGQIGDLFASEFKRSAGVKDSGTLLPGHGGFLDRLDALLFASPLAYLLKIGIF from the coding sequence ATGCACCTGAAGCGCTGGATTACCGGGATTATCGCCCTGCCCATTCTCTACCTGCTGGTGTGGGTAGGCGGGGTGGTTTTTTACCTGCTGGTCGCTGCCGCCAGCATCATCACGCTCTGGGAGTACTACCGGATCGTATTTGCACCGGATGGCCCGTTCCAGAAACGTCTGATGCCCATCCTCGGGCTGGTTTTCGCCCCTGCGATCGTCTGGGCCTTTTACGACGGGAAAATGGCTGCCGCTCCCATGATTCTGGCCGTTGATCTCATCCTGGCGGCCGGATTGAGCCTGCCGCTTTTTAAGGATGATCCGCAGGCACCCGGACTGGTTGCCAAACAAGTCCTGGGTCTGGTGTACATCCCTGTGTTTCTGTCTTTTCTGGTTCTCATCCGATTCAGCCCCGACGGCATCGCGTGGCTTTTCTGGCCGCTGTTGATCGTTTTCGCCGGTGATACCGGGGCCTTTTATACCGGCACATACCTGGGGCGCCACAAACTCTGCCCCTGGGTCAGCCCCAAGAAAACCATCGAGGGCAGCCTGGGCGGACTGGCGGCCAATGTCGCCGTGGCCCTGGGCTATAAAGCCCTGCTGCTGCCGGACCTGGCAACCGTGCCCTGCATCCTGTTCGCCCTGATCATCGGCGTTGCCGGTCAGATCGGTGACCTGTTTGCATCCGAATTCAAGCGCTCGGCCGGCGTCAAGGATTCCGGGACCCTGCTCCCCGGCCATGGTGGGTTTCTCGACCGGCTGGACGCCCTTCTGTTTGCCTCGCCGCTTGCCTATCTGTTGAAAATCGGTATATTCTGA
- a CDS encoding isoprenyl transferase, whose product MNFSSSIRNELDPDRMPKHVAVIMDGNGRWAKKRLLNRFKGHEKGADAVRTIVQAARKLNIEALTLYAFSTENWQRPQAEVSGLMFLLRRFLEAERRTLMENDIRLCVIGQIDRLPEAVRGDLKTVMAETAANKKMILTLALSYGARTEIVEMVRRIAAAAKEGTIDPSAVTPEMVADHLYTRELPDPDLLIRTSGEMRISNFLLWQIAYAEIFFTPTLWPDFGEEEFIRILKDYQQRERRFGAVPSG is encoded by the coding sequence TTGAATTTTAGTTCTTCCATTCGGAATGAACTTGATCCCGACCGGATGCCCAAACACGTTGCCGTCATCATGGACGGCAACGGCCGCTGGGCGAAAAAGCGCCTCTTAAACCGTTTCAAGGGGCACGAAAAAGGGGCGGACGCCGTGCGGACCATCGTGCAAGCCGCTCGCAAGCTGAATATCGAAGCCCTCACCCTCTACGCTTTTTCCACCGAAAACTGGCAGCGCCCGCAGGCCGAAGTGTCCGGGCTCATGTTCCTGCTGCGGCGCTTTCTGGAAGCCGAGCGCCGGACGCTCATGGAGAACGATATCCGGCTTTGCGTCATCGGTCAGATCGACCGGCTGCCCGAAGCCGTGCGCGGGGACCTGAAGACCGTCATGGCCGAAACCGCCGCCAATAAAAAGATGATCCTGACCCTGGCGCTAAGCTACGGTGCACGCACCGAGATCGTTGAGATGGTCAGGCGGATCGCCGCCGCCGCCAAGGAAGGGACCATCGATCCGTCGGCGGTAACCCCCGAAATGGTGGCCGATCACCTGTATACCCGTGAACTGCCGGACCCGGATCTGCTGATCCGCACCAGCGGGGAGATGCGCATCAGCAACTTTCTGCTCTGGCAGATTGCCTACGCGGAAATTTTTTTTACACCGACGCTGTGGCCCGATTTCGGAGAAGAGGAGTTCATTCGAATCCTCAAGGATTACCAGCAGCGGGAGCGGCGTTTCGGCGCCGTTCCCTCCGGCTGA